A part of Kitasatospora acidiphila genomic DNA contains:
- a CDS encoding response regulator, with translation MSGIRVVIVDDHDLIRAGLRLLVDSEPDLTVAGEAGDGREAVEVVARVRPDVVLMDIQMPGTDGVAATRLLSADPRTAAARVLVLTTYDTDEHVFGALAAGASGFVLKTTPPPELLTAIRTVAAGEALLAPSVTRRLIAEYTAARPVRPDLAAAAARLLDGLTAREREVLELVARGLSNPEIAARLRVGPATVKTHMSRLLAKTNSRDRAQLVVIAYESGLIRAGFRD, from the coding sequence TTGAGCGGGATCCGGGTGGTCATCGTGGACGACCACGACCTGATCCGGGCGGGGCTGCGGCTGCTGGTCGACTCGGAGCCGGATCTGACCGTGGCCGGCGAGGCGGGCGACGGCCGGGAGGCCGTGGAGGTCGTCGCGCGGGTGCGCCCGGACGTGGTGCTGATGGACATCCAGATGCCCGGGACCGACGGTGTGGCGGCCACCCGGCTGCTCTCCGCCGATCCGCGCACGGCGGCGGCGCGGGTGCTGGTCCTCACCACCTACGACACCGACGAGCACGTCTTCGGCGCGCTGGCCGCCGGTGCCAGCGGCTTCGTGCTCAAGACCACGCCGCCGCCCGAACTGCTCACCGCGATCCGCACCGTGGCGGCCGGCGAGGCGCTGCTCGCACCCAGCGTCACCCGCCGGCTGATCGCCGAGTACACGGCCGCGCGCCCGGTCCGCCCCGACCTCGCCGCCGCGGCCGCCCGGCTGCTCGACGGGCTGACGGCCCGCGAGCGTGAGGTCCTGGAGCTGGTCGCGCGCGGCCTGTCGAACCCGGAGATCGCCGCCCGGCTGCGGGTCGGTCCGGCGACCGTGAAGACGCACATGAGCCGGCTGCTGGCCAAGACCAACAGTCGGGACCGGGCCCAACTGGTGGTCATCGCCTATGAGTCGGGGCTGATCCGGGCCGGATTTCGCGACTGA
- a CDS encoding sensor histidine kinase: MDGSRGNTPWYRSTAVEVLVALGYALVFLSPGAVEPALRAWLVAGALLTVVAPLPLRWRRPRTVFCVVLVGNLVACCLGVVRDPLLAAAFALYPVALGAAPRERRGVLRTGVGPAAALLVLAAATGGVGVAASAVRTAVLGALALAGSWALARAAAGRRAQAERAVAEAARRAVTEERLRLARELHDVVSGTLGVILVHASVGRHLADQEPARALDALGLIETASREAVAEMREMLDILRTDSSPGDADEPLRARLLRVVDTARAVGVETSAEFAGLDVLPPWVDQAVHRIVQEGLTNVIRHAAPTRCRVRVSVRAQRAEVEITDAGPAGAAPLPPGLSFGRGLTGVRERVTALDGTLTAGPLSGGGFRLLAAIPLGAGPADKVVGEGVPRSRMGEEAGR; encoded by the coding sequence ATGGACGGCTCGCGCGGCAACACCCCGTGGTATCGCTCCACCGCGGTGGAGGTACTGGTCGCCCTCGGGTATGCGCTGGTGTTCCTCTCCCCCGGTGCCGTCGAACCCGCGCTGCGCGCCTGGCTGGTCGCCGGCGCGCTGCTGACCGTGGTGGCCCCGCTGCCGTTGCGCTGGCGCCGGCCCAGAACCGTCTTCTGCGTGGTGCTGGTCGGCAACCTGGTGGCCTGCTGCCTGGGCGTGGTCCGGGATCCGCTGCTCGCGGCGGCCTTCGCGCTCTACCCGGTGGCGCTCGGTGCCGCGCCCCGGGAGCGGCGGGGCGTGCTGCGTACGGGGGTCGGGCCCGCCGCCGCGCTGCTGGTGCTCGCGGCGGCCACGGGCGGCGTCGGGGTGGCGGCGTCGGCCGTCCGCACCGCGGTGCTCGGCGCCCTGGCGCTGGCCGGCTCCTGGGCGCTGGCCCGGGCGGCCGCCGGGCGGCGGGCGCAGGCGGAGCGCGCGGTGGCGGAGGCGGCCCGGCGGGCGGTGACCGAGGAGCGGCTGCGGCTGGCCCGGGAGCTGCACGACGTGGTGTCGGGGACGCTCGGGGTGATCCTGGTGCACGCGTCGGTGGGCCGGCACCTCGCGGACCAGGAGCCGGCGCGGGCCCTCGACGCGCTGGGACTGATCGAGACCGCGAGCAGGGAGGCCGTCGCGGAGATGCGCGAGATGCTCGACATACTCCGGACCGACAGCTCGCCCGGGGATGCCGACGAGCCGCTGCGGGCCCGCCTGCTGCGGGTGGTCGACACCGCTCGCGCCGTGGGGGTCGAGACCTCCGCCGAGTTCGCCGGCCTGGACGTGCTGCCGCCCTGGGTGGACCAGGCCGTGCACCGGATCGTGCAGGAGGGGCTGACCAATGTGATCCGGCATGCCGCGCCGACCCGCTGCCGGGTGCGGGTGTCGGTGCGGGCGCAGCGCGCCGAGGTGGAGATCACCGATGCGGGGCCCGCCGGGGCCGCGCCGCTGCCGCCGGGCCTCTCCTTCGGCCGTGGGCTGACCGGCGTGCGGGAGCGGGTCACCGCGCTGGACGGCACGCTCACCGCCGGACCGCTCAGCGGCGGCGGGTTCCGGCTGCTGGCGGCCATACCGCTGGGCGCGGGCCCGGCGGACAAGGTGGTGGGCGAAGGTGTACCGAGGAGCCGGATGGGCGAGGAGGCGGGCCGTTGA
- a CDS encoding SDR family NAD(P)-dependent oxidoreductase gives MSAALAHRNVLVTGASSGIGWETARQLAELGATVLVHARTGAEAENAVERLVAQGAERAQLRSYAADFTALAEVEALAAAVRRDFSQLHLLVNNVAVMAPERCTLSADGVEMSFQVNFLAGYLLAGRLREPLAAAGDARIVNVSSSLHRTASMNWTDPNRTKKYSRVAACAQSQLALSMAAGAMAPAGSGITSVSLNPGLCDTALLPLYGRVGAPPAEGAAAVVRLCLPEAVLVNGEYYDGGDIAPTAVAVHEERSQRRLVKLADQLAPKAA, from the coding sequence ATGTCCGCAGCCCTCGCACACCGCAACGTCCTTGTCACCGGCGCCTCTTCGGGCATCGGCTGGGAGACGGCCCGGCAGTTGGCCGAGCTGGGGGCCACCGTGCTGGTCCATGCCCGGACCGGCGCGGAGGCCGAGAACGCCGTCGAACGGCTGGTCGCACAGGGCGCCGAGCGTGCTCAACTCCGGTCCTATGCGGCCGACTTCACGGCACTGGCTGAGGTCGAGGCGCTGGCCGCGGCGGTCCGCCGGGACTTCTCCCAGCTGCACCTGCTGGTCAACAACGTCGCCGTGATGGCGCCGGAGCGCTGCACCCTGTCGGCCGACGGCGTCGAGATGTCCTTCCAGGTGAACTTCCTGGCCGGCTACCTGCTGGCCGGCCGGCTTCGTGAGCCGCTGGCGGCCGCCGGGGACGCGCGGATCGTCAACGTCTCGTCGTCGCTGCACCGCACCGCGTCGATGAACTGGACCGACCCCAACCGGACCAAGAAGTACTCCCGGGTGGCCGCCTGCGCCCAGTCGCAGCTGGCGCTGTCGATGGCAGCCGGCGCGATGGCCCCGGCGGGCTCGGGCATCACCAGCGTCAGCCTCAACCCGGGGCTCTGCGACACCGCGCTGCTCCCGCTCTACGGCCGGGTGGGGGCGCCCCCGGCGGAGGGCGCGGCGGCCGTGGTCCGCCTGTGCCTGCCCGAGGCGGTGCTGGTCAACGGCGAGTACTACGACGGCGGCGACATCGCGCCGACCGCCGTGGCCGTGCACGAGGAGCGCTCGCAGCGCCGCCTGGTCAAGCTCGCCGACCAACTGGCCCCGAAGGCCGCCTGA
- a CDS encoding ArsR/SmtB family transcription factor, with protein sequence MSKGVQVSGAKHVQQLVSDEQLDVAAGILALLSDRTRLALLHRLGQGEADVSTLTEASNATRTSVSQHLGKLRLAGLVTTRKDGRRVVYALKHGHLRRLVDEALNVADHEIGRLPSHD encoded by the coding sequence ATGAGCAAGGGCGTGCAGGTCTCAGGTGCGAAGCATGTGCAGCAACTGGTCAGCGACGAGCAGTTGGACGTCGCGGCCGGGATCCTGGCACTGCTCTCCGACCGGACCAGGCTGGCCCTGCTGCACCGGCTCGGGCAGGGCGAGGCCGATGTCAGCACGCTCACCGAGGCCAGCAACGCCACCCGCACCTCGGTCAGCCAGCACCTGGGCAAGCTGCGGCTGGCCGGGCTGGTGACCACGCGAAAGGACGGCCGCAGGGTGGTCTACGCCCTGAAGCACGGGCATCTGCGCCGCTTGGTGGACGAGGCGTTGAACGTGGCGGACCACGAGATCGGACGTCTGCCCTCGCACGACTGA
- a CDS encoding MFS transporter: MFTLFRHRAYRRLFAAQVIALLGTGLATVALSLLAYDLAGARAGSVLGTALAIKMIAFVALAPLISAQAHRLPRRVLLVGADVIRAAVALALPFVTQVWQVYLLIFVLQAASASFTPAFQSVIPELLPEEREYTRALSLASLTYDLESLVSPALAGALLTVVGYHQLFFGTTLGFLASATLVVSVALPSPARTVVPGGVLTRATHGMRLFWRVPRLRALLALNLAVACGGAVVFVNTVVYVRDQLHRSAADVPFALGAYGAGSMTAALLLPPVLERLRERTVLLGGGFAITALFLPLAALTCGPPGSWKWPALLATWAALGAACAVVNAPAGRLIRAATAPEHRADAFAAQFSLSHSCWLLSYPLAGWLGATAGLPAALAALGAPALLAAVTAARLWPAGSRVRPPREAVAAPVG; the protein is encoded by the coding sequence ATGTTCACGCTCTTCCGCCACCGCGCCTACCGCCGTCTCTTCGCCGCCCAGGTCATCGCGCTGCTGGGCACCGGCCTGGCCACGGTGGCGCTCAGCCTGCTCGCCTACGACCTCGCGGGCGCGCGGGCAGGCTCCGTGCTGGGCACCGCGCTGGCGATCAAGATGATCGCCTTCGTCGCGCTGGCGCCGCTGATCAGCGCCCAGGCGCACCGGCTGCCGCGCCGAGTCCTGCTGGTCGGCGCGGACGTGATCCGGGCCGCCGTGGCCCTCGCGCTGCCCTTCGTCACCCAGGTGTGGCAGGTCTATCTGCTGATCTTCGTGCTCCAGGCCGCCAGCGCCTCCTTCACCCCGGCCTTCCAGTCGGTGATCCCCGAACTGCTGCCCGAGGAACGCGAGTACACCCGCGCGCTCTCCCTCGCCAGCCTGACCTACGACCTGGAGAGCCTGGTCAGCCCGGCGCTGGCCGGCGCACTGCTCACCGTGGTCGGCTACCACCAGCTCTTCTTCGGCACCACGCTCGGCTTCCTCGCCTCCGCCACGCTGGTGGTCTCCGTGGCGCTGCCCTCCCCGGCGCGCACGGTGGTGCCGGGCGGGGTGCTCACCCGGGCCACCCATGGCATGCGGCTGTTCTGGCGGGTGCCGCGGCTGCGCGCGCTGCTGGCGCTCAACCTCGCGGTGGCCTGCGGGGGAGCGGTGGTATTCGTCAACACCGTGGTGTACGTGCGTGACCAACTGCACCGCAGTGCCGCCGATGTGCCGTTCGCACTCGGGGCCTACGGCGCCGGGTCGATGACGGCGGCGCTGCTGCTGCCCCCGGTGCTGGAGCGGCTGCGCGAGCGCACGGTGCTGCTCGGCGGCGGATTCGCGATCACGGCCCTCTTCCTACCACTCGCAGCGCTGACCTGCGGCCCGCCCGGCTCCTGGAAGTGGCCTGCCCTGCTGGCGACTTGGGCCGCCCTGGGGGCCGCCTGCGCCGTGGTCAACGCCCCCGCCGGCCGCCTGATACGCGCTGCCACCGCCCCCGAGCACCGGGCCGACGCCTTCGCCGCCCAGTTCTCCCTCTCCCACAGCTGCTGGCTGCTCTCCTACCCCCTGGCCGGCTGGCTCGGCGCCACCGCAGGCCTGCCCGCCGCCTTGGCGGCCCTGGGCGCACCGGCGCTGCTGGCGGCCGTCACGGCGGCCAGGCTCTGGCCGGCCGGCAGCCGGGTGCGGCCGCCACGGGAGGCCGTCGCGGCACCCGTCGGATGA